From the Bacteroidia bacterium genome, one window contains:
- a CDS encoding divergent polysaccharide deacetylase family protein, whose translation MNFDSFDEDAHGNRPSFVQQQGPDRGVRIRMWIAGVLVVFIVLLFVAERFVTLVQPNLERMQEKRDVASIESLQEDVERILNDFGIQPEWIRRRVVEVGDLGQVRDLWLIKVPTDLPFASLNLDLKTMAEQYQGKAFAVENAKEAQIALHIVFRKTIRYSLIFHPTSEVRRQTGNISLLVDGLESASDGDIEHLLQSREPIAAILEPSKDAVPLHTRLRAAGRDIVLHLHFKPAADVGSRFELSEDLRTEEIQSHLRYIVRNFPGCRAYYVTSERAPGLYMRTVEEEMKAQGIRKLESAVLTYIDRSSQTNVMSTRMNDIAALAVKDGTAVGVVELRPEVLGFLETEIGRLRKKGFAFVRLSGSALQ comes from the coding sequence ATGAACTTCGACTCTTTCGACGAGGACGCGCACGGGAACCGTCCTTCTTTCGTGCAGCAACAGGGACCCGACAGGGGCGTACGCATCCGCATGTGGATAGCGGGCGTGCTTGTCGTATTCATTGTTCTCCTCTTCGTGGCGGAACGCTTCGTGACACTCGTGCAGCCGAACCTCGAGCGCATGCAGGAGAAGCGCGACGTCGCGTCCATCGAAAGCTTGCAGGAAGACGTCGAACGCATTCTGAATGATTTCGGCATACAGCCGGAGTGGATACGGCGACGCGTCGTGGAGGTCGGGGATCTGGGCCAGGTGCGTGATCTGTGGCTCATCAAAGTTCCGACCGATCTGCCGTTCGCTTCGCTGAATCTCGATCTGAAGACCATGGCTGAGCAATATCAGGGCAAGGCCTTCGCGGTGGAGAACGCGAAAGAGGCGCAGATCGCCCTGCATATTGTTTTCCGCAAAACGATACGCTACTCGTTAATCTTTCACCCCACAAGCGAAGTGCGGCGGCAGACCGGGAATATCTCCCTGCTGGTTGACGGACTGGAATCCGCGTCGGACGGAGATATCGAACATTTATTGCAGAGTCGCGAACCCATCGCTGCGATCCTGGAGCCGTCGAAAGACGCGGTGCCCCTGCACACACGTCTCCGCGCAGCCGGCCGCGACATCGTGCTGCACCTGCACTTCAAACCCGCGGCGGATGTGGGCTCTCGCTTCGAATTGTCCGAGGACTTGCGGACGGAGGAAATTCAAAGCCATCTGCGATACATCGTGCGGAATTTTCCGGGCTGCCGTGCGTATTACGTCACTTCCGAACGCGCGCCGGGGCTGTACATGCGCACGGTGGAAGAGGAAATGAAAGCGCAGGGGATACGCAAACTCGAAAGCGCCGTGCTGACGTATATTGACCGCTCTTCACAGACGAATGTGATGAGTACCCGCATGAATGACATCGCGGCGCTGGCGGTGAAAGACGGAACCGCCGTCGGTGTCGTGGAACTGCGTCCCGAGGTGCTGGGCTTCCTCGAAACGGAAATCGGCCGGCTGCGCAAAAAAGGCTTTGCCTTCGTGCGGCTCTCCGGCTCCGCCCTGCAATAG